TGAACACCATGCCCCTACCCAAATCAGCACAAAGCCCAGGCCTATTTCACTTCCTTATGCGGCTGGTGCTTCCGGCAGGTGTTACAGTATTTGTTCCGCTCGATCCGGTCCGGGTCGTTCTTCTTGTTCTTCATCGTGGAGTAGTTCCGCTCCTTGCACACCGTGCAAGCCATGGCGATGATATCCCGCATCGTGTACTCCTACGTCGCTCTCTCGTTTATGCCAGGATTTCAGTGACGACGCCGGAGCCGACGGTCTTGCCGCCCTCGCGCACCGCAAACCGCAACCCCTGGTCCATGGCGATCGGCGAAATCAGCTCCGCCGTCACCGACACGTTA
This DNA window, taken from Nitrospirota bacterium, encodes the following:
- the rpmG gene encoding 50S ribosomal protein L33 — protein: MRDIIAMACTVCKERNYSTMKNKKNDPDRIERNKYCNTCRKHQPHKEVK